One window from the genome of Bacillus weihaiensis encodes:
- the trmFO gene encoding FADH(2)-oxidizing methylenetetrahydrofolate--tRNA-(uracil(54)-C(5))-methyltransferase TrmFO, translated as MTDNQIVNVIGAGLAGSEAAWQLAKRGIKVHLYEMRPVKQTPAHHTDKFAELVCSNSLRANTLTNAVGVLKEEMRVLDSVIIKAADECAVPAGGALAVDRHEFADRVTQLVKEHPNVTVFNEEMGQIPEGPTIIATGPLTSKNLSDQLKSLTGEEYLYFYDAAAPIIEKDSIDMDKVYLKSRYDKGEAAYLNCPMTEEEFDRFYEALISAETVPLKEFEKEIFFEGCMPIEVMAKRGRKTMLFGPLKPVGLEDPKTGKRPYAVVQLRQDDAAGTLYNIVGFQTHLKWGPQKEVLSLIPGLENAEVVRYGVMHRNTFINSPRLLKATYQYKNREDLFFAGQMTGVEGYVESAASGLVAGINAAHFILEKDLIEFPNETAIGSMARYITTTNADNFQPMNANFGIFAELPQRIKSKKERNEAHATRAIETIQKISKNL; from the coding sequence ATGACTGATAATCAAATAGTAAATGTAATAGGAGCTGGTCTTGCCGGTAGTGAAGCTGCTTGGCAATTGGCAAAGAGAGGGATTAAAGTTCATCTCTATGAAATGAGACCTGTAAAACAAACACCAGCACACCATACTGATAAATTTGCTGAATTAGTTTGCAGTAATTCATTAAGGGCAAATACACTTACAAATGCTGTTGGTGTATTAAAAGAAGAAATGAGAGTACTTGATTCGGTAATTATTAAAGCTGCAGATGAATGTGCTGTTCCAGCTGGTGGAGCTTTGGCAGTTGACCGCCATGAATTTGCAGATAGGGTAACACAGTTGGTTAAGGAGCATCCAAATGTAACTGTCTTTAATGAAGAAATGGGACAGATTCCTGAAGGACCTACAATTATTGCTACTGGACCACTTACATCAAAAAACCTATCAGACCAGTTGAAGTCTCTAACTGGAGAAGAATATCTTTATTTTTATGATGCTGCTGCACCAATAATAGAAAAAGACAGCATTGATATGGATAAGGTTTATCTAAAATCCCGCTACGATAAGGGAGAAGCAGCTTACTTAAACTGTCCAATGACGGAAGAGGAATTTGATCGTTTTTATGAAGCACTTATTTCTGCTGAAACAGTTCCACTAAAAGAGTTTGAAAAAGAGATTTTCTTTGAAGGTTGTATGCCTATTGAAGTAATGGCGAAAAGAGGTCGTAAAACAATGTTGTTTGGTCCTTTGAAGCCTGTAGGTTTAGAAGACCCAAAAACCGGGAAGAGACCATACGCAGTGGTGCAATTACGACAAGATGATGCTGCTGGAACTTTATACAATATTGTTGGGTTCCAAACTCATTTAAAATGGGGACCTCAAAAAGAAGTATTGTCATTAATACCTGGATTAGAAAATGCTGAGGTTGTTCGTTACGGTGTAATGCATCGAAATACATTTATTAATTCACCGAGACTCTTAAAAGCGACATACCAGTATAAAAACCGAGAAGATTTATTCTTTGCAGGTCAAATGACAGGTGTTGAAGGTTATGTTGAGTCTGCTGCTTCAGGCTTAGTTGCAGGAATCAATGCTGCACATTTTATCTTAGAAAAGGACTTGATTGAATTTCCTAATGAAACAGCAATCGGAAGCATGGCTAGATATATTACAACTACAAATGCAGATAATTTCCAACCAATGAATGCTAATTTTGGAATATTTGCAGAGCTACCTCAGAGAATTAAAAGTAAAAAAGAACGAAATGAGGCACATGCTACTCGAGCGATAGAAACAATTCAAAAAATTTCGAAAAATTTATAG